In Actinobacillus indolicus, a single genomic region encodes these proteins:
- the ompA gene encoding porin OmpA — MKKSVIALAVSGLALASVANAAPQANTFYAGAKAGWASFHDGIQQLDAKHGGKFGINKNSVTYGVFGGYQIIDNLAVELGYDYYGRVRGTNKQGTDRDINSFKHTAHGANLALKGNYAIIDGLDTYAKVGVALVRNDYYVQNSVAKADRTKDHRFQTSLLLGAGVEYAITPELAARVEYQWLNNAGKAGAELLNKAGAELLNKAGATDYRPDISSVSAGLTYRFGQGAAPVAAPEVVTKNFAFSSDVLFDFGKASLKPAAAQALDAAHTEINGLGLANPAVQVNGYTDRIGKEASNLKLSQRRAETVANYIVSKGVNPANVTAVGYGEANPVTGNTCDAVKGRKALIACLAPDRRVEIQVQGSKEVSM, encoded by the coding sequence ATGAAAAAATCAGTAATCGCTTTAGCTGTTTCAGGCTTAGCATTAGCTTCAGTTGCAAACGCAGCTCCACAAGCAAATACTTTCTACGCAGGTGCAAAAGCAGGTTGGGCTTCATTCCATGATGGTATCCAACAATTAGATGCTAAACACGGTGGTAAATTCGGTATCAACAAAAATTCTGTAACTTACGGAGTTTTTGGTGGTTACCAAATCATTGATAACTTAGCAGTTGAGTTAGGTTATGACTACTATGGTCGTGTTCGTGGTACTAATAAACAAGGTACAGATAGAGATATTAACTCTTTCAAACACACAGCACACGGTGCTAACTTAGCGTTAAAAGGTAACTATGCAATCATCGATGGTTTAGATACTTATGCTAAAGTAGGTGTTGCATTAGTTCGTAACGACTACTATGTTCAAAACTCAGTAGCTAAAGCAGATCGTACTAAAGATCACCGTTTCCAAACATCATTACTTTTAGGTGCTGGTGTTGAATACGCAATTACTCCAGAATTAGCAGCACGTGTTGAATACCAATGGTTAAACAATGCAGGTAAAGCTGGTGCAGAATTATTAAATAAAGCTGGTGCAGAATTATTAAATAAAGCTGGTGCAACTGACTACCGTCCAGATATCAGCTCTGTATCTGCAGGTTTAACATACCGCTTCGGTCAAGGTGCAGCTCCAGTAGCAGCGCCAGAAGTTGTAACTAAAAACTTCGCATTTAGCTCAGATGTATTATTTGACTTCGGTAAAGCAAGCTTAAAACCAGCAGCAGCTCAAGCGTTAGATGCAGCTCATACTGAAATCAATGGTTTAGGTTTAGCAAATCCAGCGGTACAAGTAAATGGTTACACAGACCGTATCGGTAAAGAAGCATCAAACTTAAAACTTTCACAACGTCGTGCAGAAACAGTAGCAAACTACATCGTTTCTAAAGGTGTAAACCCAGCGAACGTAACAGCAGTAGGTTACGGTGAAGCAAACCCAGTAACAGGCAACACATGTGACGCAGTTAAAGGTCGTAAAGCATTAATCGCTTGCTTAGCACCAGATCGTCGCGTTGAAATCCAAGTTCAAGGTTCAAAAGAAGTTTCTATGTAA